The following proteins are encoded in a genomic region of Astatotilapia calliptera chromosome 22, fAstCal1.2, whole genome shotgun sequence:
- the LOC113014855 gene encoding uncharacterized protein LOC113014855, which produces MEKLDDVTVSVLKAASIDERMLLTLTRDDLRDLFSGPEHFLRRKHVWSIIHPEEDHPLPQKPETTSSPRVVATGPPTADANVSQLKTLQLPSPPEYVLYTDSELEQCRKSYLELACSGREQACVMSKVLRCRLVRNTITSMVSLLRASQGQMEQYPSKTEITAMAKKVVEYYPMLQDNDASVKHESINAKLQKRLQNMKTPVKRQGPTPERGRPKRRLTDLYPRDEEADDEDADRSSSSGASTLLSPVRNSDNASTSSDKDSRQIQARHYKTLQEMCKKAKPNQEDVSQLLDLEFEARRSFIDSDTMKEENRACLILDAYPCFKELHHALGELRRILDPHNNKFISQVKLRWEEFCSRVEFYGVSKKAMNPPMTMDKTEAHLALMKALPTLFPTPAHPPKKMGNASEAFLHVLKPTEDPDAVLQKRSLSCPVVMFDGCKCVIAVGNLPVTTFDKEKIGEAMICVMAYFYALHLTYPKCVATLLSVIQTEVLQDAIHEHDTTSSYRKALAEWHAFIGK; this is translated from the exons ATGGAGAAGCTGGATGATGTAACAGTATCTGTCCTTAAAG ctGCAAGCATTGACGAGCGCATGCTTTTAACATTGACCCGTGATGATCTGAGGGACCTTTTTTCTGGGCCTGAGCACTTTCTCAGAAGAAAACATGTGTGGTCAATAATTCATCCTGAG GAAGACCATCCGCTACCACAGAAACCTGAAACAACTTCTTCACCCAGGGTAGTTGCAACAGGCCCTCCAACTGCTGATGCTAATGTAAGCCAGCTGAAAACCTTGCAGCTCCCCAGTCCTCCGGAATATGTTCTGTACACCGACAGTGAGTTGGAGCAATGCCGAAAGAGTTACCTGGAGTTGGCCTGCTCCGGCAGGGAACAGGCATGCGTCATGTCAAAAGTACTGAGATGCAGATTGGTGAGAAATACAATCACAAGTATGGTGTCCCTTTTGAGAGCAAGCCAAGGCCAAATGGAGCAATACCCCTCTAAGACCGAAATCACTGCAATGGCTAAAAAAGTTGTGGAATATTATCCTATGCTGCAGGATAATGATGCAAGCGTAAAACAC GAGAGCATTAATGCCAAGTTacaaaaaaggctgcaaaatatGAAAACCCCAGTAAAAAGGCAAGGACCAACACCGGAGAGGGGACGGCCCAAGAGAAGGCTCACTGACCTCTACCCAAGGGATGAAGAAGCTGATGATGAAGATGCTGATCGCAGTTCTTCCAGTGGTGCATCTACTCTGTTATCACCTGTCAGAAATTCTGACAATGCCTCCACTTCAT CTGACAAGGATAGTCGGCAAATACAAGCAAGACATTACAAAACATTACAAGAAATGTGTAAGAAGGCAAAACCAAACCAAGAAGATGTGTCCCAGCTATTAGACCTCGAGTTTGAAGCCAGAAGATCCTTCATTGACTCAGACACCATGAAAGAGGAGAACAGAGCTTGCCTCATCTTGGATGCATATCCATGCTTTAAAGAATTGCATCAT GCGTTGGGTGAGCTTCGCAGAATTTTGGATCCCCACAACAACAAGTTCATCAGTCAAGTAAAACTGAGATGGGAAGAATTCTGCTCCAGGGTAGAGTTCTACGGTGTGTCAAAGAAGGCAATGAATCCACCAATGACCATGGACAAAA CTGAAGCCCACCTTGCACTGATGAAGGCTCTTCCAACCCTCTTTCCCACACCTGCCCATCCACCAAAAAAGATGGGGAATGCTTCTGAAGCATTTCTACATGTCCTGAAG CCTACAGAAGATCCAGATGCTGTCCTCCAGAAACGAAGCTTGTCATGTCCAGTAGTGATGTTCGATGGCTGCAAGTGTGTCATTGCTGTTGGTAATTTACCAGTTACAACatttgacaaagaaaaaattgGTGAGGCTATGATATGTGTGATGGCATACTTTTATGCACTCCATCTGACTTACCCCAAATGCGTGGCAACCCTGCTGTCTGTCATTCAGACAGAAGTTCTCCAGGATGCCATTCATGAGCATGACACTACATCATCTTACAGAAAAGCCCTGGCAGAATGGCATGCATTTATTGGAAAGTAG